The genomic DNA AAATAATTAACTTCTGTTTAACtggaaattatggcattattttgtgacttgggagaataCACTTAGtacttcaagaggaaagtagaggtctcgagatGTTGCTTCCAAGCTGGTTGGGTTATGACTGTCTAATTCAAGATACTGgaagtgctaaagttattttttgatAAAGTGACCATGCAGCAGTACAGGTGTCCACCTGTCCACACAGTGGTGCTTTACCCTAGTAGGTAGGCgaaatcaatttccaaggtaatacGTACAAGGTAATAGGCTACCTAGCCTAGTCTGTGCAGAGCTGTTGCTTAGAAATAGGGTAAAATGCCGAATGGTAGGCCTCTACCATAGTGGAACCACATTCCCAAAAATAGGATATTAGCTATGGCCTTATTTTGTGACTTAGCTAGGTAGGTAGCCTACTAGCTAGGTAGGAGAAAAAAACTTGGTACTTCgggaggaaagtagaggtctcgaggtggtGCTTCGATGAACGCTGGTTCTTGACTactgtctatcctgggttacaggaagtGTTAAAGTACATTTTTGGAAAGATAGTCACACTAGGTAGGGGCCGGATATtcggtgttttaccctaggtaCCAATTTAAGTttggggtagatctagggtacttatccgcggcggcctagactatggcagttgcggtttttctatgcagttttacctactgaacaagaatttttagtaatatttattcggacgactgtaattagctaacccccagggaccagtactaaacacggcaacaTACATTGgaagccccaatccctagtggaaatcgtatccgcagttacgttccttgcagtccatgcggactgcttctgtagaaataccaagttTGGAAATTTTAAGCATTACCTACTACCTACCTATGGGTagattacagtttagttggctAAGCCGCGCAACACCCTTTTTTGATGTAAAAAGCTGGGTATGCGGGTTCCTGATACCCTAATCTTTGGTATCAATTGGCAGGTCATTCCCGGTCAGAGGAATACTACCTAATCCCTAACTACTAGACTAGACTGAAACGAGAGGTTTGGCCCAAGCCTAGGTACTTAGGGCTAAATGGTCGAACATTAGTACTATACCTACTAGGCTAGGTACCTACCTAACAGCTAGCTAGCTAGTACCTATAAACACTCGtaggctaattttttttaataatggccTAGCTAAATGCTTCCCGTTAATGTTAAGATATAAACCTGGAATACTACTACTTATCGCTAGCCTCTCACCTTTGACTGTTCTTTGCTAACAAACACACATGATCTGAACTTAGCTAACAAACTTCAACTTTTATTTACGTACAAAACTATTTCAGAGGACCAAACAATGGCTTGTTCTATAAGGCTTAAAATGTCAGATATAGATCTAGGTGTACTAAATTTATTAGAATTATAATTAAAAAGAttcaataattttcatataaaaaagtgAATGATTAAACACTGTATACTgagctgatttttttatataatttatttttctctactaAGAATTATAGGAAACCGTCCCATGAAAACATAATACCTCTTCTTCTCAATTCTAAGAACAGAATTGAAGAGTTTTGGGTTGTAATAACAGGTGTTACCTTGTTGATTAAAGTGCCATACTTTGGCTACGTAGTTAAACTGTaagtcattattaatattaaatgatcTGCACCTTTCATGGATGCTTTGTAGTCATAGCCTAATCCATGCTTAGGTCTGTCGCAAATTTGGGTGTTGACGCTCGCTAAGCTTCTTTTTGTCGTTTAGACTACCGGTTCATACCTAGGTATAAAAAGAGATTAAGCAAGCATGTTGTACAAGGAACCATACAAGGGTTGCCTTTGGTGGTACAGTTTTCTTGGAACAAATTTAGAGTAAGAGGCAAGTGCTACTGTAATATGCCTACTTAGCTCCCTAGGTATTTCATGAGGAATAGCTACTAGGTATACCTAGGTACTAGGTACCTAGGGTAATTCTGAGAATACTATAGTAGTAGGTATATGACTTAACCAGGATTacctttacctaacctaaccttggacACCTTTCCCTACCATGGAGGGGTTGGAAACTCATcccccaagcgcctcagtggcgtggttggtttggtgtttgcttctcacctcggtggtcgcaggttcgattctcggccattccattgagaagtgaaagatgtgtatttctggtgatagaagttcactctcgacgtggttcggaaatcatgtaaagccgttggtcccattgctgaataaccactggttccatgcaacgtaaaaacaccatacaaacaaacaaacagactcaTCCCCCAATCCCCAAGTCAAATGTAACCCTTCACTCTGCATTCTAACTACCTATTAGGCCATTATTGCATTTTTGACCTGAAAATATTTCCCTATGTTTCCATGTATGCTATGAATGTTATGTTTgtcacaaaaatatgaataattcctATACCTATTGTACAATTTATGTAGAATAGAGGAAATACTAGCTACTGTGTAATAGTACAGAGTTCAGTACCTATAAGACCCTATCCCTCCAAAATTTTTGATGTGTCAAGCACTCCTCTGTGGTAAAGCACTGCTTTGTTGATTTCTGCACCTTAGCAGAAATCAGATCTTAGGTACACATAGTACTtgttttttcaacaaaaatttatGGTTTTGGTCTCATCTTGGAaccaaataatattaatttattgttgtataagcgaatcccacaggaaaatgatagtcagaaatccaagcgctttcgtctttactaagacattgtcaaggagctaatgaaatacaattggagagaaaggtctcaggtacacaacaagatcagaataccagatggttaattgtcaaaagggtagatTAAAAgacataatccaggattatcagatatcacacggtcacaaacctaaacagatttgaccttaaccgaaattacaaagtatctttacagtccaaaacatgtaaaaactgaatatattaattttgttgcttatatttatctacaacttttttcattatgaaagcatcaagtttaaataaaccaagtcttaaatttagaacatttctattatttgacttgatgaaacaagattcaattagtatattccttttaactgtgtcattacatgggattaaggctcatgcttgactccagttaataggatggtctaaatctctcatatgtacgaataatgcattcgatatttgcccagttctcacagaatattgatgctctttgagacgttgtgaaagagacttaccggtctgtctgtaatagactttatcacaatttttgcaaggaatttcatatatgcagcctggaagatctttaggagaattttttattactaagctcttgacattaatattactgaaaacaacatttagtatgttaaaaagctttaaaattctaggaatatctaaaaacctttcatcatagggtaattttagaatgttatgcttactaaattcaagtttgtcattagttgaataaaatgttattcaactaatgacaaacttgaatttagtaagcataacattctaaaattaccctatgatgaaaggtttttagatattcctagaattttaaagctttttaacataaatgttttcagtaatattaatgtcaagagtttagtaatcaaaaattctcctaaagatcttccaggctgcatatatgaaattccctgcaaaaagtgtgataaagtctattacggacagaccggtaaatctctttcacaacgtctcaaacagcatcaatattctgtgagaactgggcaaatatcgaatgcattattcatacatatgagagatttagaccatcctattaactggagtcaagcaagagccttaatcccatgtaatgacacagttaaaaggaatatcattgaatcttgtttcatcaagacaaataatagaaatgttctaaatttaagtcttggtttatttaaacttgatgctttcataatgaaaaaagttgtagataaatataaacaacaaaattaatatattcagtttttacatgttttggactgtaaagatactttgtaatttcggttagggtcaaatctgtttaggtttgtgaccatgtgatatccgataatcttggattatctcttttaatttttacccttttgacaattacccatccggtattcttgatcttgttgtgtacctgagacctttctctccaattgtatttcattagctccttgacaatgtcttagtaaagacgaaagcgcttagatttctgactatcattttcctgtgggattcgcttatttatgaagtcacgtgcatctactgtgattttttaagcttattgttgtatatatagataaaaatttaaaattacttccctactttttgtaataataattttcaatttctatatatacaatttatacattctttttacaaaataaaaaaaagaaataccatAGATTTTCTTTCAGGTGATTTATAAATTAATGCTATTTATTCCAGTTATGACATATAAGAAAATGGGAAGTTAGGAGATAAAGGTAAATTACATTTCCCAGTGCTACCCAACAGCAAAATATTTACAGATagtcttacattttatttttacagatgacATCGTATAATGTTATTAGAATCTCAAATGGTTAATCTGTGTTATTGGTAAAGCTTAACAATTTGTTTCTTTACAGGAGAGGCTGCATAATGTTCTGGTTAAGGAGTGCACCTGTTAGCAGAATGTATAGCTACCAAGTTTCTTCGTACTTAAGTAGAATGCTTGGATGTCTTCCTGCATCAAGTCTCTCCCCGGGGGAAAACAGGCAGCTCACAGTCTTAAGCCAACATGAAGCAAACATTACAAGGGCCTTTCCTAGTATCACTTTCCAATGCCAAGTGCGATATTATGCCAAGGGCAAAGACAAAAAGGGAAAAGGTGGGTATTTTTAATGCAGATCTTACTTCAAGTTGTTCTCTTTAGAGGAGCACTCCTGACAGTGTGCTTTGTAAGACACTTACTGGtaccaaaggttctttgcagcatcattTAAACCTGGCTTCATTCCTATCCAATTTAGACTATCCGTGTTCCCTTTGCCTCTGTCTATTAAGTTGTCTAACCTCTTAAATTTAACCCTGCTCCAATTTTCATCTCTTTTGAAAGCACATCCTTTAAGTGACCTCTATGAGCCTTGAAATATGATGCTGTGATCATAactaatagtatataatacatatgatatGCAGTGTTGTTGAGAAAAGTACGTGGATCACTCTTCAATACAAATAAAGACAGCCTGCAGATTATCAGATACCAATGGTGTGTCGTCCATACCTCCAGCAGAGGTAAAGTTCATGGTCCTGATTAAACTATTTATGCTACGTTACAATTTAGTGTTATGCAATGCAGTATGATGTGACAACGTACTTCAAAATTATCTAGGTTATTATTAAGGCTGTTGGAGTCAGATCATAATGCAGTACTTGCTTCCCTTGAGAGCAAGCCAAGAACTGCTAAGGTTACCAGGACCAAGTCAGccatgctatttttcttttattccatttcatttttcacagTTCTTAATTAAACATATCTTCTAATAGTTGAAAGTGTGCCTAACATAACATTAACCTGAACAGAAATTGTTCTTAATAAAAaccatatacagtggaacctcagttttcgtgGGATTtggtttttgtagactttttctgacaaaattttgTCTTGGTTTTCGTATGCTTCCTTGGATTTCGTACACTCGGAAATGCCCACCACATGACTAGGCCCATACcgagcgcccaaacaaagcatcccatgttCTCTCATTCTCGTGACCCACTCTGCTTTTGTGTTCACTGTTTttcaagtgcaactgctaaataagccataaAAGGGGCAAAGAAAGTTCCAAGCGGCAGCCCTTCTGCAAAAATGGCAGGAAACtacagaatttaagaaagaactcgtagcaaagtgttgTAGGGTGTTGCATGCCAATCAtagtaagaaaatgcctacaagtgctACTGTTAGTGAAtctaaggccagcagaggctagtttgaaaaattcagaaaaagaaCGGGCAtcacataatgtgcctacttcagtgattaaagacatgtttgcaaagtggaggaatgatgtaaaagattttgtggaaaattatcatcccaacaaaggtGTTGTAATCTGTGTCTCCAACATCTTTAATGACAATGCTGTGTACCACTTTAGGCGAATTTTAGAGAccccagaaacaaatgtctctggacaattttgttgtgcaacaggggtccagtgattctcaagctggtcctagtgccagtaaaaatcaaagaggggaagtaaccccagataggtcttGATACCTGAAATCCTTCTGGAGGGGGACTTCCCTtctaaacaataacctctcctcctccttctccccttctctccatcttccatatgctaacaagagtcttccatgaaggtaagagtgatgttaaatattCACTGTTTGTGTCATTATTcacttatatttattaaatatttttcattgtttcctgtATGTAAAAATGCTGAAATTTTCAGTTGATAGAAATTAGGTAACCACATGCCACTGGTGGCATTTCCATGTAAAGGTACTAATTAAGATTGCTGTCTCTTTACTTTCTCAGAAATCATCATTCTCTAGATTTGTTCTCTTGTACAATTTACTAGTGCCAAACCAAATTTTTCAAGAaagcccaatttttttttttcttttaaagacagATGCATTATGGTACAGGTATTGATACATAGTTTAAAATATTGTACAGTTAGAAAAGAGTTCGTTTTTAGTCTGAGAAATTTAGATATTTAAGAATTTCTTTAAAGTAAATACAGTAAGTATATTTATGTACTCTATAGCTTTCAACTTACAATATACATTTGTTTGTACGAGAATACAaactgtcattttttatttagcaGTAATCCTGTTACTGGCTGAAAACAGTTGTTGAACCTCAGTGACAAGCCAGTTAATTTTGGAAGGGGATCGTGTGACAGGGTACTGCCCATTCCCACTTATCAGAAATCCAgtcatttttctttgatgataGACTTTTGCTGACGGACTTTTGCAAATGCATCTTCACAGCTGTTGGAGCCTCGTCTTTCAAGTTTTTTATCTGTTGGtgattgtttttaaaatttttatgcttAATTTATCACCTGTTCATCCAATACTGTTCAGGCTTTCCATCCATTCATAACCAGGAGTTATGATGTAAACTCTGCTTGTGGTTGCCCCAGTAGGGGTATTGGTCTCCCCCCATGAGATACTTGCATATGCTTGTGAACTGTGAATGCCCGTGTCTTTAATGCTGATTGCTTCAGAAATGACTAAGGAGTTGATAAAGTGCCCCAAAACAATGAGGCCTACCCTTGGCGATCAGAGGAACCTATTGTTTGCTGCCTTTTAATTTTGGGGGGCTGGGAATCATTAAGCATTGGCTGGGGGCTATGCTGCTGCTTTTACTTGTGAGGTCAGTGCATTTAACCATTTCGATGCTGTTGGTGTTTGTGTTGGAGAAACCCTCATGATTTCTCTGCCTGCTGAAGGTAGTCTTGGACTTCATCTGCTACAAGCCTTGACCACCTCCCTGGAAGTTGCAGGAGGGAAAAATAAAActtcttcctcctcatcctctgtAGGAAGGCTAAGAGGCTTTGGAAGAAGTTCTCTCACAAGAATCTGGCCAAGCTTTACATGAATGTTGCTCTCTACTGAAGAAAGATGATGGCATGAGCTCACACTCATTTGAGCTTACCACAGAAGCCATGGTTAACATGGAGGTCCAAGTGCAAACTCTTGACCATATGTATGTCTTTCGATTCTTCTCAAGAGAGAAGATTGTGTCCTAGACTTTTGTCATGCTGCTGAAGCCTTTCTGGAGCTTCAACAAGGAGAGTCAGCTTTTTCTCATAGGTACCAAGTGTCCAGATTTTATGAAACCTATCCACGATGACTAAGGGTACACATATGCCCTATTACTATTACATGAAACGTGTCCAGATAGACTGAATTTCAACAGTTGAGTGAGCTAGTAGTACCCTAACCGCCTTGAACTTGCACGCTGTGAGCTATACATTGTTACCAAGCTTCAATGGCCAGACCAAATTTTGCCAAAGGTATGTCTGTATAAAAGACCTCTGGTTTGTATATCTAGGAACAGTGCAGATTATTGTTTGTACATCTAGGAACAgtgaaaattttttagttttataggGGATATATGACATCAAAACATGtactattataatatagtgtgtatCACATGAATAAAAAGTCCTTATTATAACTCTCATTATTCATTGTTTCCAGGAAAACAAAGCAAGGTTCATGTTTCAGATGAAGAAATGACAGAAGTGGTTAATGTATCTCAGCTAAGAGAACAGTTTGCCAACATAATAGAAAAGCTGAAAGAAGAGTACATAAAGAATCTCACTCTGAGGACTGCCATTGGTAAGATTTCAAACCTTTGAGCATCATGTTGTTGCATGAATACAGTACATATACTGTACTGAAGTATCTTTTCCTtggttagtttttatttgtttggacACAGTATTGAAATTAAACTCTGTGTAAGGCAGTCAAGCAtcgagatattttttttgtttgaaaccTTATGTTACCATAAATACTTTGGTATTAGAGTATTTTTTACCCTTTGAAATCTCCCATTACTCTTTTTTACAATTATGttttaaaatgtctttttttttaagtagaacATTATAATATAAGTACTATACTTTTTTATGTCATTGGTGGgtgaatatttttactttttagttaataCTGTAATCTCAGTGTACTATGATTTTACCaaactttttcttttaagtaGAGAATATGAATGTCATGTCAGTTCCCAGATCAGTACACATTCTAATTTCGCAGTATTGTTTTCTGTTATGAAGATATATCAATACAGAGGAATTATAAAGCTCAGTATCAGAGAGTAAACAGGTTGCAGCatcagttaattattattatttaatttaacaaGACCATCAAGTCATATTTCTACTTATAAAGTGAAAATTGGAACAAAATCAGCATGAGTAAGTTGGATAAATATGGTGAAAATTGCAATAAGGTGAACTTGAGAAAGTTGGACAGCCAAGTAGGAAGAGATTAAAAAAAGCAATACAGTTGAACTTGTCACATATTTTGGATAtctgtttttaaaaatgtaagGTTTTCAGGTGGTATCGAAACTCTTCCAGTTGAATTAGAAGGAGATAAATACCCACTGAACGAAGTTGCCCAGGTTTCTCGCAAATCTCCACAGATGCTGATTATTAATGCAGCAGCTTTTCCACAGGCAACTGTTGGAATAATCAAAGCAATCAGGGAGTCAGGAATGAACCTTAATCCACAACAAGAGGGAACTACAATTTATGTTCCTGTACCAAAGTAAGTAGAGCCAGGCATTCATAATAGTCCTAATTGAATACAAAATTTTACTTTGCATATTATCCAATACAGTTCTTCATAGGCACTGTGCATTTTTGATACATCTACAGTAAATTCAGATGATTTGCAAGTGTAAAATTTGTGTATTTAACTTCCGCTAAAATGAGTTATTTTGTGGCACACATGGTTGTATATTGATAAGAGTATTCTCCAGGTTCTGttggaggaaaatactggtcctcCAGCATTCATTAGATATCAACCTGCTGGAAATTTGGTTTTCCAGGTAACTAGTAGATTTCATGTAACTATCAAACTGTAAGGCAGTTCCTTAGACTATTATTGTGGATAATGTCATTCCACAGTTCCTGTTAGAGATTTACCAGTTTTGCCTCTTCAAAGGCCTTTAAAATTTCCATAACCTAATGTTTGCATGTTATCCAGTATATGAAACTTGTTTATACTGAAGTGGTCTTAAGTTCATAAATGAATTCTCTAAGAGGAAACATTTTTAAATTGTGATTAGCTATAATACTGGTTTGTAATACTATTTTCCTTTCAGAGTGACCAAAGAGCACAGAGAGAATCTGGCTAAAAGTGCCAAAACTTTATGTAATCGATGTAAAGACCAGTTGAGAGacacacaaaataattttattcgaaAAGTCCGAAATAAAGAAGGCCAGGTTTCCGAAGACCTTATTTATAATGTCCAGTTAAAGGTGAGTTTTTTCAGCCTAAATTACCTTGCTACTCTAGATTTTGGATTTCCCCTTTCAGGACGTGAACATTGAAAAACTATAAATCCTTTAAGGAAGGAGGATCCTTACTGTAGTAAATATTATAAGAATGCAgtaagtttcctttttttatacaaaataaggcagtccccgggttatgacagactcggcttatgacgttccgaggttaaggcgcttttcaattatattcatcagaaattatttccattgttacgacgcatgttccagggttaagaCGCccacaacgctgatctggcagaagaaatatgacaccaaaaaggcaaaataatcaatatttgaaggtttttttgatgaaaagtgctataagaatgcagtttacattgtTTAGAAtggacccaaagcattaaaagtaaggttttcttaggattttttatgatgttccggcttacaacgatttttggcttacaacacgtctcaagaacggaaccccctttgtaaccctgggactgcctgtatgctgTAATGATAATAAAGCCTTTAGTGAGGTACTgtaaattttttcacattttttccagGTGAAGGAAACCTAAAAAACTAATATAACTTACATTACACTAGTGTTCCCCCATATTTGCGGGGGGGACGGGTACCAGACATTCCCGCAAATCGCTAGAACctgtgaatagttgaaaccccaaTAAAAGTTTAACATtgcctattttattagttaaaactcgAGAAAAACCCAAAATTAGAACCCACAAacagttggaacccctataaaaatgcttaaaatggcctatATTTGTTAGTTAAGACTCAAGGGAAACCCATtataaatttttatacctggttttttaaatagtttcatcacaaaaagtgcattttatgatgaaattgataagaagaaaaaaaaggaatttgtcgATATTTCTCATGGAACAATaccgcgaataggtgaatttcccgtgaataatggggggaaatgtttcagagagaaatccgcaaatgcgagtccgcgaatccagagaacgtgaATTAGGGGGTGCCCACTGTacgtatatgttccagagagaaaaaaGCGAGTTTGGGGGTTTCActgtatataaatactatgtcaCAAAAGACCTAGCATTTAATGTATTACTTTTACCTACAGATTCGAGAAATAGCTGATGATCACATGCAAGATGCAGAAAAGCTTATGGCAGCAAAGCAGAAAGAGTTATTGAAGACAAGTTCATAGTGTAAGGagacatttaattttttcttttgcatacagcatgattataatatatacaaagaattgttaaaatgtaggattttttctgtaaaaattgACAGTTCATGTTTTGGACACATTGAGTAATATCATTTCGACCCTCCTACAAAGATTATCAGATTTGAAAAATTATAGGCATTTGGTGTAAGACTTTTAAtaaaacttaccttaaaaggttgAATTGTATAtgactttctcttctcttctaagCACTTCTTGTCATATTGCAGTGTAGttttaatattcaatataaaCCTGAATGGGATGTTCAACCTACAGAAATATGTTAAAGTACAGAATTTATAGTCAATGAAAAtacatcatttttaaaaaatataccaaatttctaaactaatttgtatttttcataactaacaaacctgaggtcttaacattaggatttactagcgccaagctggaaaccggtagaaattaaaaaattacattgGTGAGATCCAGgggggactaatggcatctataccaggtcacgggggcattgtatacccagaatgcccacggctacctgtgacccatcagttatatttctaacccagtttagactgctagaggggtggttcgagtgggcctttaactgttaagacctcaggtttgttagttatgaaaaatacaaattagttacaaatttggtatttgttcatacacgaaacaaaaccttcggtcttaacattaggatagacttactattggagggaggtaagtctctacaactgactgggagtttgccaccttatccatttccgaatatatagggaaattctaagagaatggacaatgaacctaggaccaaagatataagcggatctattggttttctcccactgggtgtagataccattctactgtttactcttgtcccttgcaactggatccaccttcacccctcttttccctattatccgaaggggtgtgttgctactgaaaagtatatcatcagctaagatagcttcacagtatggctgaccatctcacctgcatctagtccattccagcacatgacggtactctccttcatattgccgtagttaaaggagtaggaagaaagtagtaaagaaaaaaagaccagtcatcccattcattctactttcataccttcatcttagactagacgccaactgacccgccaggggcactggatgaactatatcacttgttgggccgccaccactgcgaccaaggaaaaggtgtccaaggatctatgggcaacatctttcaaataaaatgaggtgaaagttgtttggcgcttcccacacaccagctttcagaattttatccacagacatgttcttcttaaatgccagggaagcactcacacccctgatgtcatgagctctagctcccacctggctatctgaccctctgtcttctgccgtataagcatctctgatcgtctcccttagccaaaatgatattgtattcttggacacttccttcttgttccgtcctgtacttacgaacaacctctggcaccccggcctgaggtgccttgttctctttaagtactcccttagtgccctgacggggcacaggagcatctcagctttgtcgttgtctacaaagtctgccaaggaaggtatggtaaaggagtcgaatctgccgtctactattgttggatttttggccacgaattctgggacaaactcacataccattgatctccaacctctcgagtgctttatgagatatgagaggccatgtagctcccccacccttttggttgaagccagggccaataagaagactgtcttcagggtcaggctcctatccgtggactgccttagtggttcgtaggggggttttgtcagactactcagtaccttggtcagatcccaatctggggcttttagctccttttggtgggcatgactgtcaaagctc from Macrobrachium nipponense isolate FS-2020 chromosome 22, ASM1510439v2, whole genome shotgun sequence includes the following:
- the LOC135198458 gene encoding ribosome-recycling factor, mitochondrial-like, which translates into the protein MFWLRSAPVSRMYSYQVSSYLSRMLGCLPASSLSPGENRQLTVLSQHEANITRAFPSITFQCQVRYYAKGKDKKGKGKQSKVHVSDEEMTEVVNVSQLREQFANIIEKLKEEYIKNLTLRTAIGGIETLPVELEGDKYPLNEVAQVSRKSPQMLIINAAAFPQATVGIIKAIRESGMNLNPQQEGTTIYVPVPKVTKEHRENLAKSAKTLCNRCKDQLRDTQNNFIRKVRNKEGQVSEDLIYNVQLKIREIADDHMQDAEKLMAAKQKELLKTSS